The genomic stretch CTAAGGCTCCCCAGTGGATTCTGATGTGCAGAAAATTCTAGAAACTTCCAGGCATGAGGGTCTGTCCTGCTCTCTGAGGCATTCAAAATAGTAAGCATCCACAGAACTGCTGTTTTCCACCTTCAGTCTATTTGGGGCTCATTTCTCGTCTCTGTTCCAGACCATGAACAGTCTGAGACCTCAGTCCAGACAGAACGGAGGTGGACAGAGGGAGGTCTTTGCCAGCCTTTGTGAAGGCTTCCTGCTTGGCCTGCATTTCCCACTTCTGCCAggaagggtggggcagaggggcagtgtCCGTGCCAGATGTGACCATAACAAAATGCCCTGTTGGGAAACCCATAACCAAAGGGAAATTTGGACTTTCACCTGGTGTGTGGTGACCAAGCCCAGTCATGTGAGGAAGCCCTGCTCTGCCCTGACAGGAGGTACACTCCATGTGAGCAAAACTTCCCTGTGCCGGTGAGTTTGGAGGGCAGGACAGTTCGGGCCAGCAGGTCCTGCTCCAAAATAGTTCCTATCTCTGTTCAGGGTACTCAGGATTGCCTGGACGGCCACTAGCTAttgctgcattttaaaattctacctcattacatgtgtatgtgtatatatgcatatataaaattataggcTACCTTTtagagatatacatatatataggggcgcctgggtagcttagtaggttaagcatctgacttcggctcaggtcatgatctcgaggttcgggagttcaaaccctgcattgggctctgtgctgacagcttggagcctggagcctgtttcagactctgtgtctccctctgtctctgcccctcccctgctcactctctgtctctctcaaaaataaacattaaaaaaattaaaacagtatacacatatataaggCTAATATTGGAAGAGAGTTTAAGACCTTGTCCAGCTTCTTCTGATGGGTGATGCTCCTCTCTCGTTCAAAGCCCCACATCCAGTCTCTCCTTGAACTGTGGCCCAGAACGCACTGTCTGATGAGAGCGCGGGAGCTTCTGGCAAGGTTTGCCTTTCAGTGAACAACAGTTTGCCTCCCGGCAACTGCCACCCATTCTGTCCCCTTAGCTAAACAGAACAGACCGAGGAACTGACCATGGCGGGTCGTCTTCCACAGGAGGACAGCCGTCATgctccttccccccgcccccaaacccAGCATCTCTTCTCCAGGCTGTATGTCCCTTTTACAAAGATTTCCCAGATGATCTCTGTGCCCAGAGCCATAGGAAGGTCTCCGTATTCAAGGGCAGAGTGGAGGAGATGTAGCGCCATTCTCATTCGAGACTTTGTCCCCAGAAAGCTGTTGGCAGCCACATCTCACTGTGGATTCATAAGGCATTTGCTGCCAACTCACACTCCCGAGTCTTCttcccacacacagacacacgtgccACTCTTGCCACCCGGTACTTACAAGGTTAACTTCTTTAACCTGAACACACGACTTCACATTTATGCTGTGAAATCTCATCATTCCAGCCTGTTCGGCTATTTGGGGATCTTTACTGGCATCCTGCATATCAGTTACCTTCACGTCATTCACACATTTGATACACACCTCATTTATGTTTACGCTGAAGTCAGTGTAAAAAAATCCCAGGCTGTGCCCTTAGACCTCCTGATGACACAGATCCACTCGAGACCATTCTGTGCACAGAGGTGTTTGCTTGCATGGTGCTGAAATACGAGCCATCCCTCGCTTCTCCATCCTGTCCACAAGACTATTCTAAAAGGTTGGGCAGAGGCCATGCTGAACTCCAGAGGCTGTGACGGTGGTATTCCCCTGCCTTCCAATAACCTGCCCCCAAAGGAAACCTATAACATGTTTTTGTTGAGCCCATGCTGCCTGCAAGTCATCATTCCTTCTCTGTTTGTGGTCCAAGAGAACAGATTGTTTATCTGATCATTTCTTAGTGCTTACAGATCTCTCGGCTTCCCTGCATGGTTTTATGCGTTCAAGCAACTTCTATGACAAATTGATGCCAAGCATGTGTCAAAATTTTAGATCAAACTTGCTGGAAGGCAAGCGTTCCCGAACTAGCCAACTGAAGTATTTCTCTCTTGGTAGAGATATTTATAGGGAAGAAAAGGACTCCAACTTAAAGATATTAGGCTGGTCCATCAACTGGGTTGGCAACCTTAATTCCTCAGGAGTTCTTGACCTCATTGAAGTCTCTCCGAAAACTCCTCATTTATCAGGGATGCTAACTGCTTTCTAGATGGATTGATAGTCACATTAGATCCAGCGTTCTACCCTGGCTCAGGTTGGTTCCTCTTcctatttctagaaaatatgtatttaggaAATGCAATTTAACTTCAGTATTAATCTAATATGTATACATAACATAAATGGTATTGTCCATAGGAAACCATTCAACATTCTTggggaaagttttgtttttaataaaggaaaacatttgtccaagtataattttcaaaaagttaaaacatgactcctgggatgcctgagtggctcagctggttgggtgtccggctttggcttgggtcatgatctcaccatttttgggttcgagccttgtgtcgggctctgtgctgacagctcagagcctggagcctgcttcagattctgtgtctccctctctctctgcccctctcccgcttgcactctgtgcctctctctctcaaaaataaataaaaacgtaaaaaaaattttaaaacctcttaCACAAATATAGAACGAACATGTGCCAAAACTGTTATTTAACTCACTGATCTAATGAAGAAATCAGTCAGATGGTAAAGCTGGCTCAAAAGAGCATTGGAGGAACATGAGTGTGTGTATCGGTCAAATGAACGTTGAAATGAATTTGCTCGTGTATACAAAACTGGCTAATGTCCTATAGAGCAATACAATTGCAGTCTGGGGTGATCTAATATTAAATAACAAAGCCTAGCAATAGTACATTCACTAAATAATCCTTGAGTGAGCCTCTTAAATAGTACCCTAGTATATGTTAGAAAGGCAAACATCTTGCTTTATTtccaagtttgtgataattttgCTTTACCGTGTGCTGTAAGGTGACCAATCTTAACACTCTACCGGGAGGAGCATACATTGGTATAATCTTTCTGGAGGGCTATTTGGCAATGTAAACAACTGAAAACTCTTCCTGTCTGTGAGCCCGTATCCTCACTTACAAGACTTCATTCTGAAGAAATCATCAGACACGTAAACAGTTGTGTATAATACTCATTAAGTGTTTTGAGCACCCTGTATGCAGATGGTCACCAGAAGTTGGGAACAATTCAGATATCCGCTGATAAAAGATGAATTATGGTGTTCTCTTAAATATAATGTGGCCATTGCAAATGGTATTTTTGAAAGTATCTTGGTAGTCTTGATGCTGTATGTAGTGAGGAACGTCAAGATGGAaaactatttatgtatttatttaaaattttctttaaaagtaggctccatgctcagcggagcccagcgtggggcttgaactcatgaccctgagctgagatcacgagTCTGATGCTTTACCAGCTGCGTCACCTAGGTGCTCCCGAAACACCATGTATTTATCATTATCgcaattatatacacacacacagacaaaataaaaatagccaagatattaactaaactaatattaatattatctGTTCTCCAAGTTTTCTACAGTTACACTTTCGAAGCTTTTTTAGccagaataaaatattataaagagtTTGCAGTGCATTCCAGAAATAAGTGACTCAAATTGCCTCTTATTTTAGGTTATTCATaccttctctgccttcctcctccacctttcACTCTGGAGCAATGTTCCAGGCTTTGCATTTTAAGCCGTGTAAGTGGAGAGCAGCAGGAGAATGAGGTCCTGATGCTGGGAGCTTAGGGTGCCCCGTTTGTTTGGATTTCATTCGGTTAATGTGAACATCACAGGGAGCCCCAGGCTATCAGTCAGGAAACCTAGGTTGTCTCCAGGTGTGGGACAAAGCCTGGGGAGTGGTTAGGATTCGGAAAAGGGCCTCCTAATTCCCAGTTGGAGAACTTCAAGTTAGAGAAAGTCCTTATTTCTATGCTGAAATGAACACACTTGAATTTTCCCCACCAGCCCAGTGAAGCAGACTTTTTAGGAGTGGGCCCCAGCATCACCCCTAAACCAAGTGTTTTTTCAGGAGCTCCCCGTCTGATTTAGATGCACAATGAGTGGAAACCACTGGATTGGAGACACCCCATCTGTCAACAAGCCCAGTATTCAAGGCCTTTGTACTGTGCCACCACCAGGAACTCCAAACCTCTCCTGATCGTCTGCTTGGCAAACTCCTGCTTTCTGCTCCAATCTCACTCATTCCCCCCTTCCCTAACATGAGGTATGGTGAATGGTTGTTTCTAAATCCATCTGCCTTTGTTACCTGACAATGAGGCCAAGTGAGACAGTTTCCCCAAGACCAAGATCCCTGATGATCCCCAGCCACCATCTTAGAAcctctggttcctggcacagTACAACTACCTGATGGCTGTCCGACGAGTGAATGAAAGAACAGATGAGTGAAAGAAGGGGTGTTTCCTGTAATCGGATAATATACCATACTTTGATGTGTTTGACCTACAGGGTGTACAGATTATAGTGTTTCCAGAAGATGGCATTCATGGATTCAACTTTACAAGAACATCTGTTTACCCATTTTTGGACTTCATGCCGTCTCCCCAGTTGGTCAGGTGGAATCCTTGCCTGGAGCCCCACCGATTCAATGACACAGAGGTAAGGGAGAGTCCCAGCCTTCCTCCTCCGTAGACTGAAGGCATGCAGAGATGAACCAAGCCAGGGGCCAACAGCCAAGACAGGTTAAATGAGACCGAAAGGAGACCCTAGGTTCCTAAAAATGAAATCTGAGCTCCCCAAACTCCCTGTGCCACATATTTCATCAGTTAAAGAGTGTCTGGTATTATGGGGCATTTACTCATCTCTGGATCGTTCTATTTAATTACACAGGACATACAAGAATATATACTTAGAAAACAAACGAATCAGAAGTAAGAAAATTAAAGTCCCATCTTCACACACCCCACCAATtaccctccttctcttcctagaGAAACTGCCATCAACACTTTGATATGCATCCAACTATATTCTTTTCTATTCATTTCATAGTTATTGACATCCTCTTTATTAGCATGCTATATGCTTTTGTAAAACCCTTGCTATTATAACGTTTGAGTCAATATCCTTGTACATATATCTTCATAAATATGTCCAAGTTTTTCTGTAAGGTaagattcctagaaatggaatttctcaGCGAAAGGATATgcacattttgaattattttaaagactaCCAAATTTCCCTTTTGAAAGACCTTCGTTTCATTTTACATCCCTTGTGATAGTCTCGAGTGCCTGTTTCCCCACCTTTGGTCAATGCAAGATGGAATAATATCTTGAATTTTTGCCAATCTTACGAAGGTGCAGAATGAGatctcattattttcatttgtgtttcctcATTACTAATGAGGTTGAGTATCTTCTCAGATGtccattggccatttgtatttgtGCTGTGAATCACCTGTTCATATCCTGTGCACTCTTCCAGTAGTGTTTTTTCTTTACTGATGTATGATAGCTGTTTACATATTATAGACACAATACAggtacttttctattttaaaattataaggcaaatggcaggattttaaaaattcatttatttatgcctttttttccctttaggtcCTCCAGCGCCTGAGTTGCATGGCCATCAAGGGCAATATGTTCCTGGTGGCCAATCTTGGGACCAAGCAGCCTTGCCATAACAATGACCCGGGGTGCCCACATGATGGAAGATACCAGTTTAACACAAATGTCGTGTTCAGCAACAACGGAACCCTTGTTGACCGCTATCGCAAACACAACCTCTACTTTGAGGCAGCTTTTGATACCCCTCTCAAAGTGGATCACATCATCTTTGATACCCCTTTTGCTGGCAAATTTGGCATCTTCACCTGCTTTGATATATTGTTTTTTGACCCTGCCATTAGACTCCTCAGAGACTCTGAGGTGAAGCACGTCGTATATCCTACTGCCTGGATGAACCAGCTCCCACTCTTGGCAGCCATTCAGATTCAGAGAGCTTTTGCCGTTGCCTTTGGTATCAACCTGCTGGCTGCCAACATCCACCACCCATCTCTGGGGATGACCGGAAGTGGCATACACAGCCCTCGGAAGTCCTTTTGGCACCATGACATGGAAAACGCCACTGGTCATCTTATAATTGCACAGGTAGCCAGAAATCCACTGGGTCTCATTGGTCCAGAGAATGCCACAGGTAAAATGAACCCATCTCGTAGTAAGTTTTTAGAAATCTTGGCAGGTGATCCATACTGTGAAAAGGATGCTCAGGAAGTCCATTGTGATGGAGCCACCAAGTGGAACATGAACACTCCTCCTGTGTTTCATTCGGAGATGATGTATGACAATTTCACCCTGGTCCCTGTGTGGGGAAAGGAAGGCTACCTCCGTGTCTGTGCAAACGGCCTCTGCTGTTATTTGCTTTACCAGCGGCCCACTTTGTCCAAAGAGCTGTATGCCCTGGGGGTCTTTGACGGTCTTCACACTGTGCACGGCACTTACTATGTTCAAGTTTGTGCCCTGGTCAAGTGTGGGGGTCTTGGCTTTAACACCTGTGGGCAGGAGATCACAGAGGCCACAGGGATATTTGAGTTCCACCTATGGGGGAACTTCAGTACTTCCTAtatctttcctctgcttcttacCTCAGGGATGTCCCTGGAAACCCCTGATCAGCTTGGCTGGGAGAATGACTACTCCTTCCTGAGCAAGAGCGGACTGTCCTCTGGCCTGGTGACGGCAGCTCTCTACGGGCGGCTGTATGAGAGGGACTAGGGCAGTGTGGGGTGGGCAGCCCTGCACTTGTCCAGACCACAGCTCACAAGCACTGGGaccacctctctgccccacaGCCCATTGTGGGAGCTGTGGGATGAGGTAGGAGAGGCACCTTCCCCCATTGTCTTTTCCTCTTTGACGTGGATTATCGAGTCTTTTCTGGTATTCCCTGCTCCCGTTTCTCTTTTTCAAGCCATATCTTCCTCCAGCAAACCTCTCATTATACAATTGGTTTtaagagctaaaataaaaatgccagttTATATTTTACACATCCACGAAACagtgggttttgtgtgtgttttccttgttCTTATTGTTCA from Panthera uncia isolate 11264 chromosome C2, Puncia_PCG_1.0, whole genome shotgun sequence encodes the following:
- the BTD gene encoding biotinidase, with the protein product MQTLFMVCIMSGAGSQLALFLFGCYVVALGVHTEEPRVAQHSEAEHYVAAVYEHQSIFTPSPLALVGRKQALDLMNQNLDIYEQQVMTAAQKGVQIIVFPEDGIHGFNFTRTSVYPFLDFMPSPQLVRWNPCLEPHRFNDTEVLQRLSCMAIKGNMFLVANLGTKQPCHNNDPGCPHDGRYQFNTNVVFSNNGTLVDRYRKHNLYFEAAFDTPLKVDHIIFDTPFAGKFGIFTCFDILFFDPAIRLLRDSEVKHVVYPTAWMNQLPLLAAIQIQRAFAVAFGINLLAANIHHPSLGMTGSGIHSPRKSFWHHDMENATGHLIIAQVARNPLGLIGPENATGKMNPSRSKFLEILAGDPYCEKDAQEVHCDGATKWNMNTPPVFHSEMMYDNFTLVPVWGKEGYLRVCANGLCCYLLYQRPTLSKELYALGVFDGLHTVHGTYYVQVCALVKCGGLGFNTCGQEITEATGIFEFHLWGNFSTSYIFPLLLTSGMSLETPDQLGWENDYSFLSKSGLSSGLVTAALYGRLYERD